The Zalophus californianus isolate mZalCal1 chromosome 7, mZalCal1.pri.v2, whole genome shotgun sequence genome includes a region encoding these proteins:
- the OGFRL1 gene encoding opioid growth factor receptor-like protein 1 isoform X1: MGNLLGGVSFREPTTVEDCDSTWQTDSEPEPEEPGPGGGGGEGPGQEPEQPAQPPERVGGRPRAGPAPDEDAEAAGAEQGGDATEATAKPKRSFYAARDLYKYRHQYPQNFKDIRYQNDLSNLRFYKNKIPFKPDGVYIEEVLNKWKGDYEKLEHNHTYIQWLFPLREQGLNFYAKELTTYEIEEFKKTKEAIKRFLLAYKMMLEFFGIKLVDKTGNVARAVNWQERFQHLNESQHNYLRITRILKSLGELGYESFKSPLVKFILHEALVENTIPNIKQSALEYFVYTIRDRRERRKLLRFAQKHYTPSENFIWGPPRKEQSEGSKAQKMPAPPTSGHISQTSMHKKSKDSKNSSSAVHLNSKTAEEKKAAPGGPGEETDRPGAEPSSEATKPGNTEDGKAENSNSDPEKTGTNPTERKEGAAPAENKEEGETPNKDCEDPGTAGSPGEGQLQ; the protein is encoded by the exons ATGGGCAACCTGCTCGGCGGGGTCAGCTTCCGCGAGCCCACCACCGTGGAGGACTGCGACTCCACCTGGCAGACGGACTCGGAGCCCGAGCCCGAGGAGCCggggccgggcggcggcggcggcgagggcCCGGGGCAGGAGCCCGAGCAGCCTGCGCAGCCCCCGGAGCGAGTCGGCGGGCGGCCCCGCGCCGGCCCCGCGCCGGACGAAGACGCCGAGGCGGCGGGCGCCGAGCAG ggTGGTGATGCCACTGAAGCAACTGCCAAACCAAAGAGAAGCTTTTATGCTGCGAGGGATCTGTACAAATATCGACATCAGTACCCA cagaACTTCAAAGATATCCGATATCAAAATGACTTGAGCAATCTTCgtttttataagaataaaattccatttaagcCAGATG GTGTTTACATTGAAGAAGTTCTAAATAAGTGGAAAGGAGATTATGAAAAGCTGGAGCACAACCACACTTATATTCAATG gcTTTTCCCCCTGAGAGAACAAGGCTTGAACTTTTATGCTAAAGAATTAACTACATATGAAATTGAG gaattcaaaaaaacaaaagaagcaatTAAAAGATTCCTCCTGGCTTATAAGATGATGTTAGAATTTTTTGGAATAAAACTGGTTGATAAAACTGGAAATGTTGCTCGGGCCGTTAACTGGCAGGAGAGGTTTCAGCATCTGAATGA GTCCCAGCACAACTATTTACGAATCACTCGTATTCTTAAAAGCCTCGGTGAGCTTGGATATGAAAGTTTTAAGTCTCCTCTTGTAAAATTTATTCTTCATGAAGCTCTTGTGGAAAATACTATTCCCAATATTAAACAGAGCGCTCTGGAGTATTTTGTTTATACGAttagagacaggagagagaggagaaagctcCTACGTTTTGCCCAGAAACATTATACGCCTTCAGAGAATTTTATCTGGGGGCCACCGAGGAAAGAACAGTCAGAGGGAAGCAAAGCCCAGAAAatgcctgcccctcccacctctggtCATATCAGTCAAACTTCTATGCACAAAAAATCCAAGGACTCCAAAAATTCCTCCTCAGCTGTTCATTTAAATAGCAAAACGGCGGAAGAAAAAAAGGCGGCACCTGGAGGGCCTGGAGAAGAGACAGACAGGCCGGGCGCCGAGCCCAGCAGTGAAGCTACCAAGCCTGGAAACACAGAGGACGGTAAGGCCGAAAACTCGAATTCTGACCCGGAAAAAACAGGCACCAATCccacagagaggaaggagggtgcAGCGCCCGCTGAGAACAAGGAAGAAGGTGAAACTCCTAACAAAGACTGTGAAGATCCTGGAACTGCAGGTTCCCCTGGTGAGGGACAATTACAGTGA
- the OGFRL1 gene encoding opioid growth factor receptor-like protein 1 isoform X2 gives MGNLLGGVSFREPTTVEDCDSTWQTDSEPEPEEPGPGGGGGEGPGQEPEQPAQPPERVGGRPRAGPAPDEDAEAAGAEQGGDATEATAKPKRSFYAARDLYKYRHQYPNFKDIRYQNDLSNLRFYKNKIPFKPDGVYIEEVLNKWKGDYEKLEHNHTYIQWLFPLREQGLNFYAKELTTYEIEEFKKTKEAIKRFLLAYKMMLEFFGIKLVDKTGNVARAVNWQERFQHLNESQHNYLRITRILKSLGELGYESFKSPLVKFILHEALVENTIPNIKQSALEYFVYTIRDRRERRKLLRFAQKHYTPSENFIWGPPRKEQSEGSKAQKMPAPPTSGHISQTSMHKKSKDSKNSSSAVHLNSKTAEEKKAAPGGPGEETDRPGAEPSSEATKPGNTEDGKAENSNSDPEKTGTNPTERKEGAAPAENKEEGETPNKDCEDPGTAGSPGEGQLQ, from the exons ATGGGCAACCTGCTCGGCGGGGTCAGCTTCCGCGAGCCCACCACCGTGGAGGACTGCGACTCCACCTGGCAGACGGACTCGGAGCCCGAGCCCGAGGAGCCggggccgggcggcggcggcggcgagggcCCGGGGCAGGAGCCCGAGCAGCCTGCGCAGCCCCCGGAGCGAGTCGGCGGGCGGCCCCGCGCCGGCCCCGCGCCGGACGAAGACGCCGAGGCGGCGGGCGCCGAGCAG ggTGGTGATGCCACTGAAGCAACTGCCAAACCAAAGAGAAGCTTTTATGCTGCGAGGGATCTGTACAAATATCGACATCAGTACCCA aACTTCAAAGATATCCGATATCAAAATGACTTGAGCAATCTTCgtttttataagaataaaattccatttaagcCAGATG GTGTTTACATTGAAGAAGTTCTAAATAAGTGGAAAGGAGATTATGAAAAGCTGGAGCACAACCACACTTATATTCAATG gcTTTTCCCCCTGAGAGAACAAGGCTTGAACTTTTATGCTAAAGAATTAACTACATATGAAATTGAG gaattcaaaaaaacaaaagaagcaatTAAAAGATTCCTCCTGGCTTATAAGATGATGTTAGAATTTTTTGGAATAAAACTGGTTGATAAAACTGGAAATGTTGCTCGGGCCGTTAACTGGCAGGAGAGGTTTCAGCATCTGAATGA GTCCCAGCACAACTATTTACGAATCACTCGTATTCTTAAAAGCCTCGGTGAGCTTGGATATGAAAGTTTTAAGTCTCCTCTTGTAAAATTTATTCTTCATGAAGCTCTTGTGGAAAATACTATTCCCAATATTAAACAGAGCGCTCTGGAGTATTTTGTTTATACGAttagagacaggagagagaggagaaagctcCTACGTTTTGCCCAGAAACATTATACGCCTTCAGAGAATTTTATCTGGGGGCCACCGAGGAAAGAACAGTCAGAGGGAAGCAAAGCCCAGAAAatgcctgcccctcccacctctggtCATATCAGTCAAACTTCTATGCACAAAAAATCCAAGGACTCCAAAAATTCCTCCTCAGCTGTTCATTTAAATAGCAAAACGGCGGAAGAAAAAAAGGCGGCACCTGGAGGGCCTGGAGAAGAGACAGACAGGCCGGGCGCCGAGCCCAGCAGTGAAGCTACCAAGCCTGGAAACACAGAGGACGGTAAGGCCGAAAACTCGAATTCTGACCCGGAAAAAACAGGCACCAATCccacagagaggaaggagggtgcAGCGCCCGCTGAGAACAAGGAAGAAGGTGAAACTCCTAACAAAGACTGTGAAGATCCTGGAACTGCAGGTTCCCCTGGTGAGGGACAATTACAGTGA